A stretch of Corallococcus macrosporus DNA encodes these proteins:
- a CDS encoding M14 family zinc carboxypeptidase → MLLPTLAALVLTQAPPPPLTTVSEQSGWKRTGRYAEAEALCRAFPKQFPGKARCDTLGTTPEGRPMVALVVSPDGTLTADAARKKGRPVVFFQGGIHAGEIDGKDAGFWLLRDALQNRASVPDLLKGVTAVFVPVFNVDGHERFNPNHRPNQVGPEEMGFRVTAQNLNLNRDYVKADAPEMVLLLKYLNAWDPLVYVDLHVTDGAKFEPDVSVGLEPQKSGPPGLRERGTKLVDELFAGLTAEGHQPLRFYPSFLQDDDPTSGFAYGVPPPRFSHAYWSVRHRFGVLVETHSWKNYAQRVKATRDVLEGLLKLVGRDGAALLAAVKAEDQKALAGGVREVVLGWENTPKRETLEFKGYAYERLPSDVSGQPYIRYDDTKPQTWKVPFSPDVQPAITVTLPAGGYVVSAAHAAWVAPKLAAHGIQFQRLTRAVPAAKVESFRSKDFQFQARSNEGHQGLTAKGEWKPDTQDLPVGSLWVPVAQKNVQLVAHLFEPQGPDSLLAWGFFNAHFEQKEYIEDYVLEPWARELLAKDAGVKAAFQERMKDPGFAKDPRARLRFFAERHPTWDERLGLYPVYRAASAPPLK, encoded by the coding sequence ATGCTCCTGCCCACCCTCGCCGCCCTGGTCCTCACGCAGGCCCCACCCCCCCCTCTCACCACCGTCTCCGAGCAGAGCGGCTGGAAGCGCACCGGCCGCTACGCGGAAGCAGAGGCGCTGTGCCGCGCCTTCCCCAAGCAGTTCCCCGGCAAGGCCCGCTGCGACACGCTGGGCACCACGCCGGAGGGCCGCCCCATGGTGGCGCTCGTCGTCAGCCCCGACGGCACCCTCACCGCGGACGCCGCGCGCAAGAAGGGGCGCCCCGTCGTCTTCTTCCAGGGCGGCATCCACGCGGGTGAAATCGACGGCAAGGACGCGGGCTTCTGGCTCTTGCGCGACGCGCTCCAGAACCGCGCGTCCGTGCCGGACCTGCTCAAGGGCGTCACCGCCGTCTTCGTGCCCGTCTTCAACGTGGACGGCCACGAGCGCTTCAACCCCAACCACCGCCCCAACCAGGTGGGCCCGGAGGAGATGGGCTTTCGCGTCACCGCGCAGAACCTCAACCTCAACCGCGACTACGTGAAGGCGGACGCACCGGAGATGGTGCTGCTGCTGAAGTACCTCAACGCGTGGGATCCGCTCGTCTACGTGGACCTGCACGTCACGGACGGCGCGAAGTTCGAACCCGACGTGTCCGTGGGCCTGGAGCCGCAGAAGTCCGGCCCGCCCGGCTTGCGTGAGCGCGGCACGAAGCTGGTGGACGAGCTCTTCGCCGGCCTCACCGCGGAAGGCCACCAGCCGCTGCGCTTCTACCCGTCCTTCCTCCAGGACGACGACCCCACCAGCGGCTTCGCCTACGGCGTCCCTCCGCCGCGCTTCAGCCACGCCTACTGGTCCGTCCGCCACCGCTTCGGCGTGCTCGTGGAGACGCACTCCTGGAAGAACTACGCGCAGCGCGTGAAGGCCACCCGCGACGTGCTGGAGGGCCTGCTCAAGCTCGTGGGCCGTGACGGCGCCGCGCTCCTGGCCGCCGTGAAGGCGGAGGACCAGAAGGCCCTGGCCGGCGGGGTGCGCGAGGTGGTGCTCGGCTGGGAGAACACGCCCAAGCGGGAGACGCTCGAGTTCAAGGGCTACGCCTACGAGCGCCTGCCCTCGGACGTCTCCGGCCAGCCGTACATCCGCTACGACGACACGAAGCCCCAGACGTGGAAGGTGCCGTTCTCACCGGACGTCCAGCCCGCCATCACCGTGACGCTGCCCGCGGGCGGCTACGTGGTGTCCGCCGCGCACGCCGCGTGGGTCGCGCCGAAGCTGGCCGCGCACGGCATCCAGTTCCAGCGCCTCACCCGCGCCGTGCCCGCCGCGAAGGTGGAGTCCTTCCGCTCGAAGGACTTCCAGTTCCAGGCGCGCTCCAACGAAGGCCACCAGGGCCTCACCGCGAAGGGCGAGTGGAAGCCGGACACGCAGGACCTGCCCGTGGGGTCGCTCTGGGTGCCGGTGGCGCAGAAGAACGTGCAGCTGGTGGCGCACCTCTTCGAGCCCCAGGGGCCGGACTCGCTGCTCGCGTGGGGCTTCTTCAACGCCCACTTCGAGCAGAAGGAATACATCGAGGACTACGTGCTGGAGCCCTGGGCCCGGGAGCTGCTGGCGAAGGACGCGGGCGTGAAGGCCGCCTTCCAGGAGCGGATGAAGGACCCGGGCTTCGCCAAGGACCCGCGCGCCCGCCTGCGCTTCTTCGCCGAGCGCCACCCGACCTGGGATGAGCGCCTGGGCCTCTACCCCGTGTACCGCGCCGCCAGCGCGCCGCCGCTGAAGTAG
- the cglD gene encoding adventurous gliding motility lipoprotein CglD yields MRNWIRLFSGTLLAATLMAGCGGTDPDPGPGDPNPTNDAGPGGNGDAGVIDAGFDAGYVEDAGVIVDPDPDPGEVTTDPYDPTNKTKDSDCDGLSDEEEFATVYTGGLKTNPGLRDTDGDGIRDGVEVGRTTSVNPACSFYPDQDPASRTSPVKADTDEDGLPDGLEDANRNGKRDLTETDPNTADSDGDGLADGVEDANKNGSVSPGETDPRLRDSDGDGLPDGLEKRTSTDPLKPDTDGDTCSDGAEDVNKNGQFDPGETNPRVADCAAAVPDADFDGIPDSVEDATGTNKNKADTDGDGVADGVEDTNKNGRVEPGETDPRLTDTDCDGLQDGAGRDGFLGEDPNSNGQVDPGESDPTNPDSDGDGLLDGVERGVTTAAAPRNNCGYSGDADPATKTDPNKADSDGDGIPDGAEDSNQNGRVDPGELNPLDPKDGAATTPAGKACSAQNLRTVTFKEDSGADMRLALPNTFKSANLVNLTANGQTVGVMGWDDTKQVTFIAYKRGQVGASTTPAGDEAGIRTGAALLSAADVEFTQTFTTWDGFPAAVARYGVTGTTDLKAFTNSLARQLAPASAGAFTGNANVTGPFKIQAQYVHRSNGSVVAVLAITPAARYNEAGSLFTMADTAGGSALAQFGDADAVQCEVFTGNTAVVDFLFVVDDSGSMASSQTFLAGAATAVANKLANATLDWRLGMVTTAYTGSGPNNGVLRAFTQNIDQFKSWLTQNAVCNTTSKMCAVNGTALPNTTCASDKECWVGLGGDGAERSLEAARKAINDLTAAGGTAATRIRPGAKVVVVVLTDTRDQSGSSVADYTAYFLNTGSVAGSTKNPVNAPIQLHGIICPPDGARCNKDEDNTNPRHLDVIQATSGVSGSIRDNTSITNTINAIVDSVIASVGYKTLKPPIGASMKVAVAEVADAGLCPNIGDLPRSRTHGFDVDGINRTVSFYGACRPKQSGVTQAAVSYRYWIDRTAKADGNPPPCSSDTEYYNPNDPDYCDGKLVCNRTTDRCECPADCGGTAPAGQVCNTDRKVCDFTCAPDCGGTCGTFETCNTASCSCSCVQTATCAAGFKFDANACGCVCDTGALNCGTGFGADPGLCACVCKPDCGGCAPGFQCNVSTCACEKPIG; encoded by the coding sequence ATGCGCAATTGGATTCGACTCTTCTCCGGCACGCTGCTGGCCGCCACGCTCATGGCGGGCTGCGGCGGCACCGACCCGGACCCTGGTCCTGGCGACCCCAACCCCACCAACGACGCGGGCCCCGGCGGCAACGGCGACGCGGGCGTCATCGACGCGGGCTTCGACGCAGGCTACGTCGAGGACGCGGGCGTCATCGTCGACCCTGATCCCGACCCTGGAGAAGTCACCACCGACCCTTATGATCCGACCAACAAGACGAAGGACTCGGACTGCGACGGCCTGTCGGACGAGGAGGAGTTCGCGACCGTCTACACCGGCGGCCTGAAGACGAACCCCGGCCTGCGCGACACGGACGGCGACGGCATCCGCGACGGTGTGGAAGTAGGCCGCACCACGAGTGTGAATCCGGCGTGTTCGTTCTACCCGGATCAGGACCCCGCCTCGCGCACCTCGCCGGTGAAGGCGGACACGGACGAGGACGGGCTGCCGGACGGCCTGGAGGACGCCAACCGCAACGGCAAGCGCGACCTCACGGAGACCGACCCCAACACCGCGGACTCCGACGGTGACGGCCTGGCGGACGGCGTAGAGGACGCGAACAAGAACGGCTCGGTGAGCCCCGGCGAGACGGACCCGCGCCTGCGCGACTCCGACGGCGACGGCCTGCCGGACGGCCTGGAGAAGCGGACCAGCACGGACCCGCTCAAGCCCGACACCGACGGCGACACCTGCTCGGACGGCGCCGAGGACGTGAACAAGAACGGCCAGTTCGATCCGGGTGAGACGAACCCGCGCGTGGCGGACTGCGCCGCGGCGGTGCCCGACGCGGACTTCGACGGCATCCCGGACTCGGTGGAGGACGCCACCGGCACCAACAAGAACAAGGCCGACACGGACGGCGACGGCGTGGCGGACGGCGTGGAGGACACGAACAAGAACGGCCGCGTGGAGCCCGGTGAGACGGACCCGCGCCTGACGGACACCGACTGTGACGGTCTCCAGGACGGCGCCGGCCGCGACGGCTTCCTCGGCGAGGACCCGAACTCCAACGGCCAGGTGGACCCTGGTGAGTCGGACCCCACCAACCCGGACAGCGACGGCGACGGTCTGCTCGACGGCGTGGAGCGTGGCGTGACCACGGCCGCGGCGCCGCGCAACAACTGCGGCTACTCGGGCGACGCGGACCCCGCGACGAAGACGGACCCCAACAAGGCGGACTCCGACGGCGACGGCATCCCCGACGGCGCGGAGGACTCCAACCAGAACGGCCGCGTGGATCCGGGCGAGCTCAACCCGCTGGACCCCAAGGACGGCGCGGCCACCACGCCCGCCGGCAAGGCGTGCAGCGCGCAGAACCTGCGCACGGTGACGTTCAAGGAGGACAGCGGCGCGGACATGCGGCTCGCGCTGCCCAACACCTTCAAGAGCGCCAACCTGGTCAACCTCACGGCCAACGGCCAGACCGTGGGCGTGATGGGCTGGGACGACACGAAGCAGGTGACGTTCATCGCGTACAAGCGCGGCCAGGTGGGCGCCTCCACCACGCCCGCGGGTGACGAGGCGGGCATCCGCACCGGCGCGGCGCTGCTGTCGGCGGCGGACGTGGAGTTCACGCAGACCTTCACCACGTGGGACGGCTTCCCCGCGGCGGTCGCCCGCTACGGCGTCACCGGCACGACGGACCTGAAGGCGTTCACCAACTCGCTGGCGCGGCAGCTGGCCCCGGCCAGCGCGGGCGCGTTCACCGGCAACGCGAACGTCACCGGCCCGTTCAAGATTCAAGCGCAGTACGTGCACCGCTCCAACGGGAGCGTGGTGGCGGTGCTCGCCATCACCCCGGCGGCCCGCTACAACGAGGCGGGCAGCCTCTTCACGATGGCGGACACGGCGGGCGGCTCCGCGCTGGCGCAGTTCGGCGACGCGGACGCGGTGCAGTGCGAGGTCTTCACCGGCAACACCGCGGTGGTGGACTTCCTCTTCGTGGTGGACGACTCCGGCTCCATGGCCTCGTCGCAGACCTTCCTCGCCGGCGCGGCGACGGCGGTGGCCAACAAGCTGGCCAACGCCACGCTGGACTGGCGCCTGGGCATGGTCACCACCGCGTACACGGGCAGCGGCCCCAACAACGGCGTGCTCCGCGCCTTCACGCAGAACATCGACCAGTTCAAGTCGTGGCTGACCCAGAACGCGGTGTGCAACACGACGTCCAAGATGTGCGCGGTGAACGGCACGGCGCTGCCCAACACCACCTGCGCCAGCGACAAGGAGTGCTGGGTGGGCCTGGGCGGTGACGGCGCGGAGCGCTCGCTGGAGGCGGCGCGCAAGGCCATCAACGACCTGACCGCGGCGGGCGGCACCGCCGCGACGCGCATCCGTCCGGGCGCGAAGGTGGTGGTCGTCGTCCTCACGGACACGCGTGACCAGTCCGGCAGCAGCGTGGCGGACTACACGGCGTACTTCCTCAACACGGGCAGCGTGGCGGGCTCGACGAAGAACCCGGTCAACGCTCCCATCCAGCTGCACGGCATCATCTGCCCTCCGGATGGCGCCCGCTGCAACAAGGATGAGGACAACACGAACCCGCGTCACCTGGACGTCATCCAGGCCACGAGCGGCGTGTCCGGCAGCATCCGGGACAACACCTCCATCACCAACACCATCAACGCCATCGTGGACAGCGTCATCGCGTCCGTGGGCTACAAGACGCTCAAGCCGCCGATTGGCGCCTCCATGAAGGTGGCGGTGGCCGAGGTGGCGGATGCCGGCCTGTGCCCCAACATCGGAGACCTGCCGCGCAGCCGCACCCACGGCTTCGACGTGGACGGCATCAACCGCACCGTGTCCTTCTACGGCGCGTGCCGTCCGAAGCAGTCCGGTGTGACGCAGGCGGCGGTGTCCTACCGCTACTGGATCGACCGCACCGCCAAGGCGGACGGCAACCCGCCGCCCTGCTCGTCGGACACGGAGTACTACAACCCGAACGACCCGGATTACTGCGACGGCAAGCTCGTCTGCAACCGCACGACGGACAGGTGCGAGTGCCCGGCGGACTGCGGTGGCACGGCGCCCGCGGGCCAGGTGTGCAACACCGACCGCAAGGTGTGTGACTTCACCTGCGCGCCGGACTGCGGCGGCACGTGCGGCACGTTCGAGACGTGCAACACGGCCTCCTGCTCGTGCAGCTGCGTGCAGACCGCGACCTGCGCGGCGGGCTTCAAGTTCGACGCCAACGCCTGCGGCTGCGTCTGCGACACGGGCGCGCTCAACTGCGGTACCGGCTTCGGCGCCGACCCGGGCCTGTGCGCCTGCGTCTGCAAGCCGGACTGCGGCGGCTGCGCTCCGGGCTTCCAGTGCAACGTCAGCACCTGCGCCTGCGAGAAGCCCATCGGCTAG
- a CDS encoding TIGR02266 family protein, whose translation MEGLGALLPSAQSMQLVVAFRDEAGALEVKVEVPGYPRAAVERLGDEVRKSGGTFVELWRLPKAERDALRSRTLAGGTPFSGTERTQAAQELRQHLEALSTRGPLPAASAPAPQAAPPAEAPAAPTASGGESYRAPETDAPADPSPATAAEEPQRRARRFAVKLEMEFRTELDFVREHALNISNGGLFVRTAHRPPQDSVVTVDVKLPNGQRLQGEALVVHVVDAPYTGGVGLAFLSDDATFAATLDEYLASLVGEKA comes from the coding sequence GTGGAGGGCCTGGGCGCGCTGTTGCCGTCCGCGCAGTCCATGCAACTGGTGGTGGCGTTTCGCGACGAGGCCGGCGCGCTCGAGGTGAAGGTGGAGGTGCCCGGCTATCCGCGCGCGGCGGTGGAGCGGCTGGGTGACGAGGTTCGCAAGAGCGGCGGCACGTTCGTGGAGCTGTGGCGGTTGCCCAAGGCGGAGCGGGACGCGCTGCGCTCGCGCACGCTGGCGGGCGGCACGCCGTTCTCCGGCACCGAGCGCACGCAGGCCGCGCAGGAGCTGCGCCAGCACCTGGAGGCGCTGTCCACGCGAGGTCCCCTGCCCGCCGCTTCCGCGCCCGCGCCCCAGGCCGCGCCGCCCGCCGAAGCGCCGGCCGCCCCCACCGCGAGCGGAGGCGAGTCGTACCGCGCGCCGGAGACGGACGCGCCCGCGGATCCGTCGCCGGCCACTGCCGCCGAGGAACCGCAGCGCCGGGCCCGCCGCTTCGCCGTGAAGCTGGAGATGGAGTTCCGCACGGAGCTGGACTTCGTGCGGGAGCACGCGCTGAACATCAGCAACGGCGGCCTCTTCGTGCGCACCGCGCACCGCCCGCCGCAGGACAGCGTCGTCACGGTGGACGTGAAGCTGCCCAACGGCCAGCGGCTGCAGGGCGAGGCGCTGGTGGTGCACGTGGTGGACGCGCCGTACACGGGAGGCGTGGGGCTGGCCTTCCTGAGCGACGACGCCACCTTCGCGGCGACGCTGGACGAGTACCTGGCGAGCCTGGTGGGGGAGAAGGCGTGA
- a CDS encoding protein kinase domain-containing protein: MTLEEGQTPEWPRDLGRFQLLSRLGRGGNAEVFRARMLQGPLAGEEVALKRVRPERLRDAEAREQLLHEAELARCLVHPHIVGFREYGELADGPYLALELVDGTDLGRVLAQCRRRRIELPIDISVMMVRHVLEALAHAHKATNSKGLPLAVVHCDVSPHNVLLSRGGEVKLADFGVARSRAGMALDLRRVGKQNYRSPELLAGEVSVAVDLWAAAVLLYELLSLESPYPDGTAEEVEASIRGLRVTPVRMVAPEVSDPLALVLDRALAPHPSQRFSSAEQFARALAALSDDRVATPLAVAAVVRGLMGAEPVTG, translated from the coding sequence GTGACGCTGGAGGAAGGCCAGACGCCGGAGTGGCCGCGCGACCTGGGACGCTTCCAGTTGCTGTCGCGGCTGGGGCGCGGCGGCAACGCGGAGGTGTTCCGCGCGCGGATGCTCCAGGGGCCGCTGGCGGGCGAGGAGGTGGCCCTCAAGCGCGTGCGGCCGGAGCGCCTGCGGGACGCGGAGGCGCGCGAGCAGCTCTTGCACGAAGCGGAGCTGGCGCGGTGCCTGGTGCATCCGCACATCGTGGGCTTCCGGGAGTACGGCGAGCTGGCGGACGGGCCCTACCTGGCGCTGGAGCTGGTGGACGGCACGGACCTGGGGCGGGTGCTGGCGCAGTGCCGGCGGCGGCGCATCGAGCTGCCCATCGACATCTCCGTGATGATGGTGCGCCACGTGCTGGAGGCGCTGGCGCACGCGCACAAGGCCACCAACTCCAAGGGCCTGCCGCTGGCGGTGGTGCACTGCGACGTGTCCCCCCACAACGTGCTGCTGTCGCGCGGCGGCGAGGTGAAGCTGGCGGACTTCGGCGTGGCCCGCTCGCGCGCGGGGATGGCGTTGGATTTGCGCCGCGTGGGCAAGCAGAACTACCGCTCGCCGGAGCTGCTGGCGGGCGAGGTCTCCGTGGCGGTGGACCTGTGGGCGGCGGCGGTGCTGCTGTATGAGCTGCTGTCGCTGGAGTCGCCCTATCCGGATGGCACGGCCGAGGAGGTGGAGGCCTCCATCCGGGGCCTGCGGGTGACGCCCGTGCGCATGGTGGCGCCGGAGGTGTCGGATCCGCTGGCGCTGGTGCTGGACCGGGCGCTCGCGCCGCACCCGTCGCAGCGCTTCTCCTCGGCGGAGCAGTTCGCGCGGGCGCTGGCGGCGCTGAGCGACGACCGCGTGGCGACGCCGCTGGCGGTGGCCGCGGTGGTGCGCGGCCTGATGGGCGCGGAGCCGGTGACGGGCTGA
- a CDS encoding AAA family ATPase has translation MKILAIRGSNLTSFAGDFALELDRAPLDRLGLFAISGATGAGKSTLLDALCLALFDRTPRLGGPSKVLVGRADEDEEARLSAYDVRGMLRRGAGKGHAEVDFLGKDGRRYRARWNVWRARERAEGRFRPQELSLTDVVSGQVFGRTKGEVLQAIQERLGLSFDQFRRSALLAQGEFAAFLRADANERAELLERMTGTEVYSRLSIAAHEKNAKEQEELKRLSQGLAAIALMSDADREGARAQLGEEEAARIREEARLREAEAARSWYAQLAEFVALEQQAGSAVTRAEAEREAAAPREALLESVRAAEGFRAVVSAVEAAEQGCVRAEAEQLERASQAEGALAAAAAQRQVRLQAEAARAAAQDAEASVRPALEEAATLDTRRAEAEREAREAAELAKQAKGQEDSARDALALVQAAEVKAQAVVDAAEAWRASHASWESLATEWPRWQRELERFAAALKEEQAAGADVDRLGKDADRLGSEAQARREEHQDAAESEAQAQALATHAEAALGEDGGAARRVLREALLARQDALGALALAGEGARAEGTAEGDAAAEVKAHREASLRAAEEAKAAAARRATQEAMLHEARRAQSRAEATQGLASHRAALHEGEPCPLCGALEHPYAREGSALEGLVAEAAARVQELESARDAAAKQESAASVRQATADTAATQAEGRRDTAARKRMAHRESWRAARERWTRAVLPGEDAASPAGEKKASRGEKARTASDAANAEAVQDFSANAAPPEDAEAAAAQAWNRAAQEDVRVRLATLREEEASAEARASAAREARALLETRRTRREGAADALRKAEDALARAAQSHRDALLRRDTARDARERALTEVSPPFSSEASPWKEKLAEDPARFQSRCLERVTKWREKLTELEASRKRLEEEQGRRAREEVRLQARHEDAETAAHRAGLKDAAFQDASRARARLLQGRSTQEVRAEVQARLDAAQAAYERAREDSEALQQAEKVATARAEDAVRLRTEAARALDNAQAVLTERLAGHGTTLEELKALLSRGAAWCDAEARALNALRESVAQARAILVERRERRVRHESSGLPTLAEADVAELCERLRTDVEVRRRAEGLLRAKLDTDDAARARHGAEARALEQRRADAEVWKTLGDLIGSHDGKKFKVFAQSLTLDALLLHANAHLRELARRYRLERVPGHDLDLQVVDGDMGDEVRSVASLSGGESFLVSLALALGLASLSSETTQVETLFIDEGFGTLDPETLEVALATLDALQATGRQVGIISHVSGLAERIGVQVRVVKQGGGRSRLVVEGDAGILVPLDQQVA, from the coding sequence GTGAAGATTCTCGCGATTCGCGGCAGCAACCTCACGAGCTTCGCGGGGGACTTCGCGCTGGAGCTGGACCGGGCGCCGCTGGACCGGCTGGGGCTGTTCGCCATCTCCGGCGCGACGGGGGCGGGGAAGAGCACGCTGCTGGATGCGCTGTGCCTGGCGCTGTTCGACCGCACGCCCCGGCTGGGCGGGCCCAGCAAGGTGCTGGTGGGCCGTGCGGACGAGGACGAGGAGGCGCGGCTGTCGGCCTACGACGTGCGCGGCATGCTGCGGCGCGGGGCGGGCAAGGGCCACGCGGAGGTGGACTTCCTGGGCAAGGACGGGCGGCGCTACCGGGCGCGGTGGAACGTGTGGCGGGCGCGCGAGCGCGCGGAGGGGCGCTTCCGGCCGCAGGAGCTGAGCCTGACGGACGTGGTCTCCGGGCAGGTGTTTGGCCGCACCAAGGGCGAGGTGCTCCAGGCGATCCAGGAGCGGCTGGGGCTGTCGTTCGACCAGTTCCGGCGCTCGGCGCTGCTGGCGCAGGGCGAGTTCGCGGCGTTCCTGCGCGCGGACGCGAACGAGCGCGCGGAGCTGCTGGAGCGGATGACGGGCACGGAGGTGTACAGCCGGCTGTCCATCGCCGCGCATGAGAAGAACGCGAAGGAGCAGGAGGAACTGAAGCGGCTGTCGCAGGGGCTCGCGGCCATCGCGCTGATGTCGGACGCGGACCGCGAGGGCGCGAGGGCCCAGCTGGGCGAGGAGGAGGCGGCGCGGATCCGCGAGGAGGCGCGGCTGCGCGAGGCGGAGGCGGCCCGGTCCTGGTACGCGCAGCTCGCGGAGTTCGTGGCGCTGGAGCAGCAGGCCGGAAGCGCGGTGACGCGGGCGGAGGCGGAGCGGGAGGCGGCGGCGCCCCGTGAAGCGCTGCTGGAGTCGGTGCGCGCGGCGGAGGGCTTCCGCGCGGTGGTGTCCGCGGTGGAGGCCGCGGAGCAGGGCTGCGTGAGGGCGGAGGCCGAGCAACTGGAGCGGGCCTCGCAGGCGGAAGGTGCGCTGGCGGCGGCGGCGGCGCAGCGGCAGGTGCGGTTGCAGGCGGAGGCCGCGAGGGCGGCGGCGCAGGACGCGGAGGCATCGGTGCGTCCGGCGCTGGAGGAGGCCGCGACGCTGGACACGCGCCGCGCGGAGGCGGAGCGCGAGGCGCGTGAGGCCGCGGAGCTGGCGAAGCAGGCGAAGGGCCAGGAGGACTCGGCGCGCGACGCGCTGGCGCTGGTGCAGGCGGCGGAGGTGAAGGCCCAGGCGGTGGTGGACGCGGCCGAGGCCTGGCGTGCGTCCCATGCGAGCTGGGAGTCCCTGGCGACGGAGTGGCCCCGCTGGCAGCGCGAGCTGGAGCGGTTCGCGGCGGCGCTGAAGGAGGAGCAGGCGGCGGGCGCGGACGTGGACCGGCTGGGGAAGGACGCGGACCGGCTGGGCAGCGAAGCCCAGGCGCGCCGTGAGGAGCACCAGGACGCGGCCGAGTCCGAGGCGCAGGCGCAGGCCCTGGCGACGCACGCGGAAGCCGCGCTGGGTGAGGACGGAGGCGCGGCGAGGCGGGTGCTGCGGGAGGCACTGCTCGCGAGGCAGGACGCGCTGGGAGCGCTGGCGCTCGCGGGTGAAGGTGCGCGGGCGGAGGGCACGGCGGAGGGCGACGCGGCGGCGGAGGTGAAGGCGCACCGCGAGGCTTCGCTGCGCGCGGCGGAGGAAGCGAAGGCCGCGGCGGCGCGGCGCGCGACCCAGGAGGCGATGCTCCACGAAGCACGCCGTGCGCAGTCGCGAGCGGAGGCGACGCAGGGGCTGGCCTCGCACCGGGCCGCGCTGCACGAAGGGGAGCCGTGTCCGCTCTGCGGAGCGCTCGAGCATCCATATGCCCGGGAGGGATCCGCGCTGGAGGGACTGGTCGCGGAGGCCGCGGCCCGGGTGCAGGAGCTGGAGTCGGCGCGCGACGCCGCGGCGAAGCAGGAGAGCGCGGCAAGCGTGCGGCAGGCCACGGCGGACACCGCCGCGACCCAGGCCGAAGGCCGGCGGGACACGGCGGCCCGCAAGCGCATGGCACACCGGGAATCCTGGCGCGCGGCCCGCGAACGGTGGACCCGTGCCGTGCTCCCAGGTGAGGACGCGGCAAGCCCGGCCGGAGAGAAGAAGGCCTCGCGCGGCGAGAAGGCACGCACCGCCTCGGATGCCGCGAACGCGGAGGCCGTGCAGGACTTCTCCGCCAATGCCGCGCCCCCCGAGGACGCGGAGGCTGCCGCCGCTCAGGCCTGGAACCGTGCGGCTCAGGAGGACGTTCGCGTCCGGCTCGCGACGCTCCGTGAGGAAGAGGCTTCCGCGGAGGCCCGGGCCAGCGCGGCTCGTGAGGCCCGGGCGCTGCTGGAGACCCGGCGCACCCGGCGCGAAGGCGCGGCCGATGCCCTTCGCAAGGCCGAGGACGCCCTGGCCCGCGCGGCCCAGTCCCACCGGGATGCGCTCCTTCGCCGGGACACCGCTCGCGATGCCCGCGAGCGCGCCCTCACCGAAGTGTCGCCTCCCTTCTCCAGCGAAGCCTCCCCCTGGAAGGAAAAGCTCGCCGAGGATCCCGCTCGCTTCCAGAGCCGCTGCCTGGAGCGCGTGACGAAGTGGCGCGAAAAGCTCACGGAACTGGAGGCTTCTCGCAAACGCCTGGAGGAAGAGCAGGGCCGCCGTGCCCGTGAGGAGGTCCGCCTCCAGGCCCGTCACGAGGACGCCGAGACCGCCGCCCACCGCGCGGGCCTCAAGGACGCGGCCTTCCAGGATGCCTCCCGGGCCCGCGCCCGGCTGCTCCAGGGCCGCTCCACGCAGGAGGTGCGCGCGGAGGTCCAGGCCCGGCTCGACGCCGCCCAGGCCGCCTATGAACGCGCCCGCGAGGACTCCGAGGCCCTCCAGCAGGCGGAGAAGGTGGCCACCGCCCGCGCCGAGGACGCCGTGCGCCTTCGCACCGAGGCCGCCCGTGCCCTCGACAACGCCCAGGCCGTCCTCACGGAACGCCTCGCCGGCCACGGCACCACCCTGGAAGAGCTCAAGGCCCTGCTGTCTCGCGGCGCCGCCTGGTGCGACGCGGAGGCCCGCGCGCTCAACGCCCTTCGCGAGTCCGTGGCCCAGGCCCGCGCCATCCTCGTGGAGCGCCGCGAGCGCCGCGTCCGCCATGAGTCCTCCGGGCTCCCCACGCTCGCGGAAGCGGACGTCGCGGAGCTGTGCGAACGCCTGCGCACCGACGTGGAGGTGCGCCGCCGCGCGGAAGGCCTGCTGCGCGCGAAGCTGGACACCGACGACGCCGCCCGCGCCCGCCATGGCGCGGAGGCCCGGGCCCTGGAGCAGCGCCGCGCCGACGCGGAGGTGTGGAAGACGCTGGGCGACCTCATCGGTTCGCACGACGGAAAGAAGTTCAAGGTCTTCGCCCAGAGCCTCACCCTGGACGCGCTGCTCCTGCACGCCAACGCGCACCTGCGCGAGCTGGCGCGCCGCTACCGCCTGGAGCGCGTGCCCGGCCATGACCTGGACCTCCAGGTGGTGGACGGCGACATGGGCGACGAGGTGCGCAGCGTGGCCAGCCTCTCCGGCGGCGAGAGCTTCCTCGTGTCCCTGGCGCTCGCGCTGGGCCTGGCCTCGCTGTCGTCGGAGACGACGCAGGTGGAGACCCTCTTCATCGACGAGGGCTTCGGCACGCTGGATCCGGAGACGCTGGAGGTGGCGCTGGCCACGCTCGACGCGCTCCAGGCCACCGGCCGCCAGGTGGGCATCATCTCCCACGTCAGCGGGCTGGCCGAGCGCATCGGCGTGCAGGTGCGCGTGGTGAAGCAGGGCGGCGGCCGCAGCCGGCTCGTCGTCGAAGGGGACGCGGGCATCCTCGTGCCCTTGGATCAACAGGTGGCCTGA